From Thermodesulfobacteriota bacterium:
CACACAGACCTGGTGGTGGTCCTTCGCTTACAGAATGCAGAGCTGGAGTCCCTGCCATACGATCTACTCCAGGCGGGCCGGAAGCTGTCGTTCAACCTGGGAGATCTCTTTCCCCATCTGAGCTACCCGGTCATTGAGAAGCTCGACCGGAGCCTGCTGGACGCGCTATTCGAGGCCCAGCGCAAGTCGCCGCCGGATCGCATGGGCGACAACGCCACCAAGGATTTCATTCTCCGTCATGTGTTCGGCATTGCGGCGGAACTGATCGCCAACGAGGTGGAGCTGCTTCGCGCCTTGCTCCGTCTGCACTACGGCAAGCTCCAAATCCCGCTGATGCTGGCCGAGCGGCTCATCCAGGTTCTGAAAGGCCATGATGGGTTCAAGGCGTGGCCGCTTTCCGAGATCGTTCCGGACGATGAGGCCTTCTTCGCCTTTTTGCAGGAACGCTGGCCGCTCTTTCTTTCCAGGCTCGGCAGCGCTCATCAGGTACGGGAGGATTCGCCGGAATACGGCCTCAAGTATCCCGGCCCTGACCGCCTGCCGTTCGACCATCAGGACATCAAGGTCTACATCGACAACCTGTTCCTGGAGGGGAAACTCACCCCAGTCGAGGCCACAGATATTGAAGTGGATGCCGGGTCCTGGGTCCGTAGCGGTATCGCCACCTCCGGCACGGACAATGACGAGTTGCGGATTTCCCGCCTGTTTGACCTTGTCGAAAAGGAACTGCCCACTGCGGAAGCGCGTTACTCGGACTGGACCGCCTTTGCATTGAAATGGGCCGAACTTTCTTCGCTGGTTCACTGCGGCAACAGCACCGAGCATCAGACCCGGCTCAAGGAAATCGGCGATGCACTGAACTCGACCTTCGCCGGTTGGCTGGCGGACCACTACTCCAGTCTGATCAACTTGCCGCCGACCAATCCGGCCATGCTCCACCATGTACCGCGCCGCCTGGCAAGGGACATCGAGGACTCCGGTAGCAGCCGTGCCGCGCTGATCGTGGTCGATGGCCTGGCCCTGGACCAGTGGGTGACCATTCGCCAGCTTCTGCAAAAGCAGGATGCCAATCTGGTCATGCGCGAATCCGCGACCTTCGCCTGGATTCCGACGCTGACCTCGGTATCGCGGCAGTCGATCTTCTCGGGCAAGCCGCCGCTCTATTTCCCGTCATCCATCAACTCGACCAACAGCGAAGAGAAACTCTGGAAGCAGTTCTGGGAAGGCCATGGCCTGTCCTGGCTGGACGTCGCCTACCAGCGAGGTCTTGGCGACGGCGATGCTGCGGGCGTCCTCGACTCCGCAATCCACCCCGGGAAGACCAAGGTGGTGGGGTTGGTCGTGGACAAGGTGGACAAGATCATGCACGGCATGCAACTCGGCTCGGCCGGGATGCACAACCAGATCAAGCAGTGGTGCCATGCAGGATTTCTTTCCGCGATGGTCGGCCAACTGCTGGATTACGGCTATGAGGTCTGGCTGACGGCCGATCACGGCAACATCCAATGCGAAGGTAAAGGCCGCCCATCTGAAGGTGTGATTGCCGAAACTCGCGGCGAGCGGGTTCGTGTCTATCCCACACCGGAACTTCGCGCTCAGGTTGCTGGGGCCTTTCCGTTTGCCCACGAGTGGCAGCCGGTCGGGTTGCCCGCAGATTATTTCCCCCTGGTGGCCGGTGGCCGCGACGCATTTGTGAATCCGGGAGATGCCATCGTAGGTCACGGCGGTGTAGCCATCGAAGAAGTCATCGTGCCCCTTGTGAAGTTTGAAAGGAGGACACGGTGATGGGCAAAAGACACGAAGCCATTGGCATCAAGCAGGCGATTCGTTTCGAGTGGATGCAGAAAGCAGCCAATCTGCTGCTGGCGGGACTCGACGCCAAAACCATCCGTCAGGAGCTGCATGAGTTCCTCGTGGACAGAAAAGGCAATGGCTCAGAGGGCGAGCGAAGCGATCAGACCCGGACCTTCGTGGTCAACAACCTGATGAAGATCTGGGTCACTCCTGACCCCGAGTTGATCCCGTTCCGGGATGCCTCGCTGGCGTTTCTGCGGGAAAAACCGTCCATGGCCCTGGCGGTCCACTGGGGGATGATCTCGGCGGTCTATCCCTTCTGGTTCAACGTGGCCCGCCAGACCGGCCGTCTGTTGGCCTTGCAGGATCAGGTGACCCAGACCCAGATCATCAACCGCCTGAAGGAGCAGTACGGCGACCGGCAAACCGTAAGCCGCTATGCCCGGTTCGTCATCCGCTCCTTCGTCGCCTGGGGAGCCCTGAAGGATTCCGAGGCCAAAGGCTGCTATGAGAAAGCCGCTCCGATGAGCATTGCCGAGCCAAACCTGGCCATCTTGATGTTCGAATCCGCACTCCTGGCCACCCCAGAGGCCAAGGGCGCATTAGGGCTGCTCCTGAATAACCCGGCATTCTTCCCATTCCAGCTCCCCGTGTTGACAGGAGATTTTGTTTCACAACGCAGCGACCGGATCGACGTGGTTCGCTACGGACTGGACGATGAGCTGTTGAAATTGAAGGGCAACTAAATCAGGGATGGGACGTGAATGCCTTGGACTTCGGAACACACTAAATGGCTGGTCGACACCGGCGAACGACTGAAGACCGCCGACGGCAAGGAAGTCGAGGTCTGGGAGTTCCGTCATAAGAACGACGCGGCAGTGCTCTCGGCCTGGGCCAGGCATTTTCGGAATCACTACTGCTTTGACAGCGAAATCGATTATTGGCGCAGAGGGTACAAGTGTTCTCGCGGAGAGTATCTCAACACTATAAAGTTCCCGGACCCAAAAGATGCGCCAGGACCAAGTATCCGCGCTGGCGACTTTGGAGAAGTGCTGGTTGCCGATTTTCTTGAATATCTGCTTGGCTACTGGGTTCCACGTACTCGCTATGGTGACAAAACCATCCGGAACGAGTCGACAAAAGGCAGTGACATCATCGGCTTTCATATCGTCAAGGATGGCAAAGCCTCTTCGAAGGATAGGCTGGCGATCTTTGAAGCGAAGGCGCAATTCTCAGGAAAGAAAGCCAAGGCGAGACTTCAAGATGCGGTAGATGGCTCGGCAAAAGACATCGCACGGAAGGCGGAGTCCTTAAATGCCATCAAGCAAAGGCTGCATGGCCGGAATGAGCTCGATGATGCCGAAAAAATTGAGCGTTTCCAAAACGAAGTAGATCACCCATACAAGGAAGTTTATGGGGCTGTCGCGCTCTTTGAGAATCCGCTTTTTGACGGCCACCTGACATCCTCGACCGATGCCTCCTCTCATCCGCATTCAGGTGAGCTTGCGTTAGTGGTCATCAAAGGGGATCAGATGATGGCACTCGTCCACGAGCTCTACAGGAGGGCTGCGGATGAGGCCTGAACAGAAATCCCAACTCCTGCTGGGCGTCACACGGTCAAAGGCCAAGATGCTCGAGTACGGTGTTCCTGAAGAGCATCACATCAAGATCACCCAAGATCCGGCCAAGCTCTTCACCATCTCGATTGGCCTGCTTGGTGACCTCGCCGCCGCCATCAACCGGGAGGAGCCAGATCCCGATTCTCTCGCAGAGCTGAAAACCAATCTGCTATTTTCCGCCCGCTTTTTCGACTCCTACCTCCAGTCAAAGCTGAACGAGACACTTGATCCCTACCTCGTGCTTCTGGGCTCTGCTTCCTATTACCTGTGCGATCTGCCTGGGAGCGCTTCGGTATTGGCGAAGCGCATCGATAGTGACTGTCCGGATCTGGATGGCGATGCTTTGGAGGACCTGTTGCTCTGGTTGCTGCAGGCTGATCTGCGAACCTATTTTGATGAAACGGAGGGACCATTCGGTGGATTCATCGACGGGATTTCAAAATGGATTCTCCAGTTTTTCGAGGATGGAAATGGCGAAGAAAATCTTCTCGATCTCGCCACGAAGCTGAGGGACGCCGTCTATGAATTCGGCACACCCAGGCAGCTTCTGTTTGGCGATATGATCGCGGCGGTTCTGAGGAAAAAGCTGGAGAATTCCGCCTGGAAGGCTTTGCCGTCATATTCCGGGTTGCCTCGCGACAAATGGCTCCATGCGCTGCAAAAGGATTCGTTCATCAAGGAACTTTGGCCTGCACAACACCTTTTGGGCAAGGCGGATGTTCTCAAAGGCGAGTCTGCCATCGTTCAAATGCCCACCAGCGCTGGCAAAACGAAGGCAACGGAGCTGATCCTCCGAAGTGCGTTTCTGGCCGACCGCGTGTCACTGGCCATCATCATCGCCCCGTTCCGGGCGCTGTGCCATGAGATCAAGAACAGCCTCGTAGAGGCGTTCCACAACGAAACCACCAAGGTGGATGAATTATCCGATGCCCTACAGACCGACTTCGAGATTGCCGAGCTTCTGGGGCACCAGCAGATCCTGGTCGTAACCCCCGAGAAGCTGCTCTACGTCCTTCGGCACGCTCCGGAGCTGGCTGCCCACGTTGGCCTGCTGGTTTTTGATGAAGGCCACCAGTTCGACAGCGGCACACGAGGCATCACATACGAGCTGCTCCTGACGTCGCTGCGCTCCATGATTCCTGAAGGAACCCAGAAGGTCCTGATCTCAGCGGTCATCAGCAACGCCGAGGCTGTTGGAGAATGGCTGAACGGGGAACCCAATGTCGTCGAAGGCACAACCCTGATTCCGACTTTCAGGTCGGTCGGATTCGCGAGCTGGCTCGATCAGTTGGGAAAGATCGAGTACGTCGACAGCCGTGACGCCGAACAAGGTGAGTTTTTCGTTCCGAGGGTGATCGAAAGATTCAATCTCGGAAGGAAGAAGCGGGAAAGGACGGATCGCTTTTTCCCTGAAAAAACGGACGGGCAGGCTATCGCACTTTACCTCGGTCTGAAATTGGTCCCGAATGGCAGTATCGCTGTTTTCTGCGGGCGGAAGTCGACAGCGGCCAGCGTCTGTGAAAAGGCCGTCGATATTATCGAGCGAGGTGCACCGCTGGCCTTGCCGTCAGATATTTCAGACGCCCAGGAAGTTGCGAGGCTAACACATCTGCATATCGAGAATCTCGGCGCTGACGCTCCGGCGTCCC
This genomic window contains:
- the pglZ gene encoding BREX-3 system phosphatase PglZ produces the protein MSSWRDAILNDFVPNVSKLTLVADPDCLLTEEKLALELRGRGFDLIEFSDPVEFRYAYESKYRSIWDRGEHTDLVVVLRLQNAELESLPYDLLQAGRKLSFNLGDLFPHLSYPVIEKLDRSLLDALFEAQRKSPPDRMGDNATKDFILRHVFGIAAELIANEVELLRALLRLHYGKLQIPLMLAERLIQVLKGHDGFKAWPLSEIVPDDEAFFAFLQERWPLFLSRLGSAHQVREDSPEYGLKYPGPDRLPFDHQDIKVYIDNLFLEGKLTPVEATDIEVDAGSWVRSGIATSGTDNDELRISRLFDLVEKELPTAEARYSDWTAFALKWAELSSLVHCGNSTEHQTRLKEIGDALNSTFAGWLADHYSSLINLPPTNPAMLHHVPRRLARDIEDSGSSRAALIVVDGLALDQWVTIRQLLQKQDANLVMRESATFAWIPTLTSVSRQSIFSGKPPLYFPSSINSTNSEEKLWKQFWEGHGLSWLDVAYQRGLGDGDAAGVLDSAIHPGKTKVVGLVVDKVDKIMHGMQLGSAGMHNQIKQWCHAGFLSAMVGQLLDYGYEVWLTADHGNIQCEGKGRPSEGVIAETRGERVRVYPTPELRAQVAGAFPFAHEWQPVGLPADYFPLVAGGRDAFVNPGDAIVGHGGVAIEEVIVPLVKFERRTR
- a CDS encoding SAVED domain-containing protein, with amino-acid sequence MPWTSEHTKWLVDTGERLKTADGKEVEVWEFRHKNDAAVLSAWARHFRNHYCFDSEIDYWRRGYKCSRGEYLNTIKFPDPKDAPGPSIRAGDFGEVLVADFLEYLLGYWVPRTRYGDKTIRNESTKGSDIIGFHIVKDGKASSKDRLAIFEAKAQFSGKKAKARLQDAVDGSAKDIARKAESLNAIKQRLHGRNELDDAEKIERFQNEVDHPYKEVYGAVALFENPLFDGHLTSSTDASSHPHSGELALVVIKGDQMMALVHELYRRAADEA
- a CDS encoding DEAD/DEAH box helicase; translated protein: MRPEQKSQLLLGVTRSKAKMLEYGVPEEHHIKITQDPAKLFTISIGLLGDLAAAINREEPDPDSLAELKTNLLFSARFFDSYLQSKLNETLDPYLVLLGSASYYLCDLPGSASVLAKRIDSDCPDLDGDALEDLLLWLLQADLRTYFDETEGPFGGFIDGISKWILQFFEDGNGEENLLDLATKLRDAVYEFGTPRQLLFGDMIAAVLRKKLENSAWKALPSYSGLPRDKWLHALQKDSFIKELWPAQHLLGKADVLKGESAIVQMPTSAGKTKATELILRSAFLADRVSLAIIIAPFRALCHEIKNSLVEAFHNETTKVDELSDALQTDFEIAELLGHQQILVVTPEKLLYVLRHAPELAAHVGLLVFDEGHQFDSGTRGITYELLLTSLRSMIPEGTQKVLISAVISNAEAVGEWLNGEPNVVEGTTLIPTFRSVGFASWLDQLGKIEYVDSRDAEQGEFFVPRVIERFNLGRKKRERTDRFFPEKTDGQAIALYLGLKLVPNGSIAVFCGRKSTAASVCEKAVDIIERGAPLALPSDISDAQEVARLTHLHIENLGADAPASQSAAHGIFSHHGNTPHGIRLAVEHAMRDDLVRFVVCTSTLAQGVNLPIRYLIVTSVYQGMERIKVRDFHNLIGRAGRAGMHTEGSILFADPVIFDKRKARNDKWRWDQVKELLEPRNSEPCISNLLSIFDPIKSDDEKYTITMEALDFAKAYIDDPDEIAKLAAGIAARHGDKNFSRDGVERQIAWRISLICAVESFLLSHWDESEDGLSEADVIRLAEGTLAFFLADDQKKEHIRELFQLLAGNISANITDPARRKIYGRTLYGIQDAQAIEGWVQTNADSLLTIVDETDALDLAWPLLTRHINSGVFTKFDKPEVLKEIAHGWISGKPFSDLLKIIRKRKAKMIWGTRRREFKIDHVVDVCEGTLAYDGALVVGAVCEFIETLDQDGTGDLINRLQIFQKRLKYGLPTETTIALYELGFSDRVIAQDLAASLNLAATQKKDLVKALKKDRDGARAVMERYPIYFQERMNELL